In uncultured Fibrobacter sp., a genomic segment contains:
- the secY gene encoding preprotein translocase subunit SecY, with protein sequence MEALKKALDAFANAFKIEDLRKKLLFTLGVLIIYRLGAHITIPGVNSAVLAEFFRNSNNLFGLYDSFTGGAFAKATIFALGIMPYISASIIIQLMGSVIPAIQMLQKEGQEGRARLNQYTRYFTVALAALQGWGISVWLSSLKVTTATGAGVSVLADDFSSGAGNIGFRLLATLTFTAGTIFVMYLGEQITSHGVGNGISLIIFAGIVGGLPRAALAEIEMFKEDIQPLAIEIFILAVVILIIGFIVFVEQANRRIPLQSPRRTVGSKVVGGQSSYLPFKVNTAGVIPVIFASCIMFIPAMIASWFPNVSAMQSFAAAFIPGHITYSVIFALLIIFFTYFYTAIQYNPNDIAENLKRSGGFIPGIRPGNETAKYIDHVLTRISLPGSLFLALISVGPLHLKDALNMSFYIGGTSVLIVVGVALDTLRQLEAQLHTKNYEGFLKHGRIRGRMAS encoded by the coding sequence ATGGAAGCTCTCAAGAAAGCCCTTGATGCGTTCGCTAATGCGTTCAAGATTGAAGACCTGCGTAAAAAGCTCCTTTTTACGCTCGGTGTCTTGATTATCTATCGCCTTGGCGCACACATCACTATCCCCGGAGTGAATTCTGCCGTTCTGGCGGAGTTCTTCCGTAACTCGAATAATTTGTTCGGTCTGTATGACTCCTTCACGGGCGGTGCCTTCGCTAAGGCTACCATCTTTGCCCTGGGTATCATGCCGTACATCAGTGCGAGCATTATCATCCAGTTGATGGGTTCCGTGATTCCCGCTATCCAGATGCTTCAGAAGGAAGGTCAGGAAGGGCGTGCCAGGCTGAACCAATATACCCGTTACTTTACGGTAGCTCTCGCTGCCTTGCAGGGATGGGGCATTTCTGTGTGGCTTTCGTCCCTTAAGGTGACAACCGCTACCGGTGCCGGAGTGTCTGTCTTGGCTGATGACTTCTCCTCTGGTGCCGGAAACATCGGTTTCCGTTTACTAGCTACCCTGACCTTCACCGCCGGTACGATCTTCGTGATGTACCTGGGCGAGCAGATTACCTCGCACGGTGTGGGTAACGGTATTTCTCTTATCATCTTCGCCGGTATCGTCGGCGGCCTTCCGCGGGCTGCCCTTGCAGAAATTGAAATGTTTAAGGAAGATATCCAGCCTCTCGCCATCGAGATCTTTATTCTCGCTGTCGTGATCCTGATTATCGGCTTTATCGTATTCGTCGAGCAAGCGAACCGTCGCATTCCACTCCAAAGTCCTCGCAGGACTGTAGGTTCCAAGGTCGTGGGCGGCCAGTCCAGCTATCTGCCTTTCAAGGTGAATACCGCTGGCGTGATCCCCGTGATCTTTGCAAGCTGCATCATGTTCATTCCGGCCATGATCGCTTCCTGGTTCCCGAACGTTTCTGCGATGCAGTCCTTTGCGGCTGCGTTCATCCCGGGTCACATTACCTATAGTGTGATCTTCGCTCTCCTGATTATATTCTTCACCTACTTCTACACGGCAATCCAGTACAACCCTAACGACATTGCCGAAAACCTCAAGAGAAGTGGTGGATTTATTCCGGGAATCCGTCCGGGTAACGAAACTGCAAAGTACATAGACCACGTTCTCACGAGAATTTCTTTGCCTGGATCGCTTTTCCTCGCTTTAATCAGTGTTGGTCCGCTCCATCTCAAAGACGCACTCAATATGAGTTTCTATATTGGGGGCACCTCGGTACTTATCGTGGTCGGTGTGGCGCTGGATACGCTCCGTCAACTCGAAGCCCAGTTGCATACCAAGAATTATGAAGGTTTCCTCAAGCATGGCCGCATTCGCGGCAGGATGGCGTCTTAG
- the rplO gene encoding 50S ribosomal protein L15 yields MELNTLNPGKAAKGKSRKRIGRGPGSGWGTTAGRGQKGAGARKSAQAGRVAFEGGQMPIHRRIPKRGFKSHFAKDTQIVNLKKLASCSVTDFDAQAMFDQGFIKNIELPIKVLAFGTIDKAINVKVNAISEKAKAMIEAAGGKVEIV; encoded by the coding sequence ATGGAACTCAATACTCTCAATCCTGGCAAGGCTGCCAAGGGCAAGAGCCGCAAGCGCATTGGTCGCGGTCCGGGTTCCGGTTGGGGCACCACCGCTGGCCGTGGCCAGAAGGGTGCTGGCGCTCGTAAGAGTGCACAGGCCGGTCGCGTCGCCTTCGAAGGCGGCCAGATGCCGATCCACCGTCGCATCCCGAAGCGTGGCTTCAAGTCTCACTTCGCCAAGGACACGCAGATCGTTAACCTCAAGAAGCTCGCTTCTTGCAGCGTGACGGACTTCGACGCCCAGGCAATGTTTGACCAGGGTTTCATCAAGAACATCGAACTGCCTATCAAGGTCCTCGCTTTTGGTACCATCGACAAGGCAATCAATGTAAAGGTTAACGCCATCAGCGAAAAGGCTAAGGCCATGATCGAAGCTGCTGGCGGCAAAGTCGAGATCGTCTAA
- the rpmD gene encoding 50S ribosomal protein L30, translating into MKKVRITLIKGTVRRLPMHRANVAALGLRKIGQSVEHVLTPSIQGMINAVADMVKVEEI; encoded by the coding sequence ATGAAGAAAGTTCGTATTACTTTGATTAAGGGTACTGTCCGTCGTCTCCCGATGCACCGCGCTAACGTGGCTGCTCTCGGCCTCCGCAAGATCGGACAGTCTGTTGAACACGTTTTGACCCCCAGCATCCAGGGCATGATCAATGCCGTGGCTGACATGGTGAAGGTCGAGGAGATCTAA
- the rpsE gene encoding 30S ribosomal protein S5, translated as MEREAQVSEFEDKVVHINRCAKTVKGGRRMSFSALVVVGNKNGKVGVGLGKAKEVSEAIRKGTEAAQRNIVEVQLLDGTIPHDIEVKSGATRILLMPAAPGTGVIAGAAARAVLELAGVRNILTKIHGSSNPSTVVSACLEGLLAQKNKQDCAALRGANA; from the coding sequence TTGGAACGCGAAGCTCAAGTTTCTGAATTTGAAGACAAGGTTGTACACATCAACCGTTGCGCTAAGACCGTCAAGGGCGGTCGCCGTATGTCCTTCTCCGCTCTCGTTGTCGTTGGCAACAAGAACGGCAAGGTCGGTGTTGGTCTCGGTAAGGCTAAGGAAGTTTCCGAAGCTATCCGTAAGGGTACCGAAGCCGCCCAGCGTAACATCGTTGAAGTGCAGCTCCTCGACGGCACCATTCCCCACGACATCGAAGTCAAGAGCGGCGCAACCCGCATTCTCTTGATGCCGGCTGCTCCGGGTACTGGTGTTATCGCCGGTGCCGCTGCCCGTGCCGTTCTCGAACTGGCCGGTGTGCGCAACATCCTCACCAAGATTCACGGTTCTTCCAACCCGAGCACTGTCGTGAGCGCATGCCTCGAAGGTCTCTTGGCCCAGAAGAACAAACAGGACTGCGCTGCCCTCCGCGGCGCCAATGCCTAA
- the rplR gene encoding 50S ribosomal protein L18, translating to MTAIAKKRIQSRIARHERVRKSVVGTAECPRLAVRRSLSHMVAQIIDDENNKSLVQLTTTAKEFQAKFGEMTKSEQSKQLGIQIAEVAKSKGIESVVFDRGGYIYHGRVQALAEGAREGGLKF from the coding sequence ATGACTGCAATTGCTAAGAAAAGAATCCAGTCCAGAATCGCACGCCACGAACGCGTACGCAAGTCTGTTGTCGGAACTGCAGAATGCCCTCGTTTGGCTGTTCGCCGTTCCTTGTCCCACATGGTAGCCCAGATTATCGACGACGAAAACAACAAGTCTCTCGTCCAGCTCACCACCACTGCCAAGGAATTCCAGGCTAAGTTTGGTGAAATGACGAAGTCGGAACAGAGCAAGCAGCTCGGTATCCAGATTGCTGAAGTCGCTAAGTCCAAGGGCATTGAATCCGTGGTCTTTGACCGCGGCGGTTACATCTATCACGGTCGCGTTCAGGCTCTCGCTGAGGGAGCTCGTGAAGGCGGACTCAAATTCTAG
- the rplF gene encoding 50S ribosomal protein L6, which produces MSRIGKAIINIPAGVKVAVNGQNIKVEGPLGKLETDVHELIAIKLEGNQLSFSRPDDQKFTRAIHGTTRALVANMVEGVTKGFQKTLEIVGVGYRVEQKGKDLNLVLGFSHPVIFKAPEGVELKAVDPLKISIKGIDKQKVGQAAAEIRKYRKPEPYKGKGIKYEGEIVRRKQGKKTGK; this is translated from the coding sequence ATGTCCCGTATCGGTAAAGCTATTATCAATATCCCGGCCGGCGTGAAAGTCGCCGTCAATGGTCAGAACATCAAGGTTGAAGGTCCTCTCGGCAAGCTCGAGACCGACGTTCATGAACTGATTGCAATCAAGCTCGAAGGCAACCAGCTTTCCTTCTCTCGTCCTGACGATCAGAAGTTCACCCGTGCCATCCATGGCACCACTCGCGCTCTCGTTGCCAACATGGTCGAAGGCGTGACCAAGGGTTTCCAGAAGACGCTCGAAATCGTCGGCGTTGGTTACCGTGTGGAACAGAAGGGCAAGGACCTCAACTTGGTTCTCGGCTTCTCTCACCCGGTTATCTTCAAGGCCCCGGAAGGCGTTGAACTCAAGGCTGTTGACCCGCTGAAGATCTCCATCAAGGGCATCGATAAGCAGAAGGTCGGCCAAGCTGCGGCAGAAATCCGCAAGTACCGCAAGCCTGAACCGTATAAGGGCAAGGGCATCAAGTACGAAGGCGAAATTGTCCGTCGTAAGCAAGGTAAGAAGACAGGTAAATAA
- the rpsH gene encoding 30S ribosomal protein S8: protein MAMTDPIADMLTRIRNAASAKLPVVDIPASNLKREIARVLQEKGFIKKFVVVDDGKQGILKVLLRYTKGESAIQGIQRISSPGLRHYVDAAKLPRVRNGLGYAIISTSKGVMTDHEARKENVGGEVIAKVW from the coding sequence ATGGCAATGACAGATCCTATCGCCGATATGCTCACCCGTATCCGCAATGCCGCTTCGGCAAAGCTCCCCGTGGTGGACATTCCTGCCAGCAACTTGAAGCGTGAAATCGCTCGCGTGTTGCAGGAAAAAGGTTTCATTAAAAAGTTCGTCGTCGTTGATGACGGTAAGCAGGGCATCCTCAAGGTCCTCCTCCGTTACACGAAGGGCGAATCCGCTATCCAGGGCATCCAGCGCATTTCTTCGCCGGGTCTCCGTCACTACGTTGACGCCGCAAAGCTTCCGCGCGTTCGCAATGGCCTTGGCTATGCTATCATCTCCACATCTAAAGGCGTGATGACCGACCACGAAGCCCGCAAGGAAAACGTGGGTGGTGAAGTCATCGCAAAGGTATGGTAA
- a CDS encoding type Z 30S ribosomal protein S14, which produces MASTRMIEKCKRTPKYTVRGYNRCKRCGRPHAFMRRFGLCRICFREMALAGEIPGITKSSW; this is translated from the coding sequence ATGGCAAGCACAAGAATGATTGAAAAATGCAAGCGCACCCCGAAGTATACCGTTCGTGGGTACAACCGCTGCAAGCGTTGCGGTAGGCCGCACGCCTTTATGCGCCGCTTTGGCCTTTGCCGTATTTGCTTCCGCGAAATGGCACTCGCCGGCGAAATCCCCGGTATCACAAAGTCGTCTTGGTAA
- the rplE gene encoding 50S ribosomal protein L5, translating to MNQMKQFYLEKVVPALQQKFAYKNVMEIPRLQKIVLNMGVGAAASNRKILDEAVDTLTAITGQKAVVTNAKKAIAQFHLREGIGIGAKVTLHGENMWDFLFRFINIDLPRVRDFRGLARRGFDGMGNFTLGIKEQTIFVEIDIDKISRTFGMDISFVTSAKTDEEGRALLEELGLPFRK from the coding sequence ATGAACCAGATGAAGCAATTTTATCTCGAAAAAGTAGTTCCGGCCTTGCAGCAGAAGTTTGCTTACAAGAACGTGATGGAAATTCCCCGCCTCCAGAAGATCGTGCTCAACATGGGTGTCGGCGCTGCCGCCTCTAACCGCAAGATCCTGGATGAAGCCGTTGACACCCTGACCGCTATTACCGGTCAGAAGGCCGTCGTCACCAACGCCAAGAAGGCTATCGCTCAGTTCCACCTGCGCGAAGGCATCGGCATCGGTGCTAAGGTCACCCTGCACGGCGAAAACATGTGGGACTTCCTCTTCCGTTTCATCAACATCGACCTCCCGCGTGTCCGTGACTTCCGTGGTCTCGCACGTCGTGGCTTTGATGGCATGGGTAACTTTACCCTCGGCATCAAGGAACAGACGATCTTTGTTGAAATCGACATTGACAAGATTTCTCGTACCTTCGGTATGGACATCTCCTTCGTGACCTCTGCAAAGACGGACGAAGAAGGCCGCGCCCTGCTCGAAGAACTTGGACTCCCCTTCAGGAAGTAA
- the rplX gene encoding 50S ribosomal protein L24, whose amino-acid sequence MANIKKNDNVKVISGANKGKTGTVISVKGGKVTVSGVNVRKRHEKPSQTNQTGGIIEKELPIDISNVMLLEGNTPVRTRIVREAGKKASRVSVKSGKAI is encoded by the coding sequence ATGGCAAACATCAAGAAGAATGATAACGTCAAGGTGATTTCCGGTGCCAACAAGGGCAAGACCGGCACCGTGATTAGTGTCAAGGGCGGTAAGGTGACCGTTTCGGGCGTGAATGTCCGCAAGCGTCATGAAAAGCCGTCTCAGACCAATCAGACTGGTGGCATCATTGAAAAGGAACTGCCGATCGACATTTCCAACGTGATGCTCCTCGAAGGCAACACTCCTGTCCGTACCCGTATCGTGCGCGAAGCCGGCAAGAAGGCTTCCCGCGTGAGCGTCAAGTCCGGCAAGGCTATCTAG
- the rplN gene encoding 50S ribosomal protein L14, whose protein sequence is MIQEETRLVVADNSGAKEVACIRVLGGTNRRYASIGDVIKVAVKDAIPQSKVKKGSVADAVVVRTRKEIARPDGTFIRFSDNAVVLINKDGEPRGTRIFGPVARELRDKKYMKIISLAPEVL, encoded by the coding sequence ATGATTCAAGAAGAAACCAGACTCGTCGTGGCCGATAACAGTGGAGCCAAGGAAGTCGCCTGCATCCGCGTTTTGGGTGGCACCAACCGTCGCTATGCCAGCATCGGTGATGTCATCAAGGTTGCCGTCAAAGACGCAATCCCCCAGAGCAAGGTGAAGAAGGGTTCCGTAGCTGACGCCGTCGTCGTGCGCACTCGCAAAGAAATTGCCCGTCCGGATGGCACGTTCATCCGTTTCTCGGACAACGCCGTGGTTCTCATCAACAAGGATGGCGAACCTCGTGGAACCCGTATTTTTGGACCGGTGGCTCGTGAGCTCCGCGACAAGAAATACATGAAGATCATCTCCCTCGCACCTGAGGTTCTCTAA
- the rpsQ gene encoding 30S ribosomal protein S17, with product MDRNLRKVRQGVVSSDKMDKTITVVVENRKRHPVYNKIMTTTKKLKAHDENNEAGEGDLVEIMETRPLSATKRWRLVRVVAKKK from the coding sequence ATGGATAGAAACCTTCGTAAGGTAAGACAGGGTGTCGTCAGCTCTGACAAGATGGACAAAACCATCACCGTCGTAGTTGAAAACCGTAAGCGTCACCCGGTGTACAACAAGATCATGACCACCACCAAGAAACTCAAGGCTCACGATGAAAACAACGAAGCCGGTGAAGGTGACTTGGTTGAAATCATGGAAACTCGTCCGCTCTCTGCGACGAAGCGCTGGCGCCTCGTTCGCGTTGTAGCTAAGAAGAAATAA
- the rpmC gene encoding 50S ribosomal protein L29 — protein MKARELKELGVDQLKEKLAQLNLDLFNYRMAAKLGNLEKPSSIRNTRKDIARVKTILTEKAKA, from the coding sequence ATGAAGGCACGTGAATTAAAGGAACTGGGCGTTGACCAGCTCAAGGAAAAACTGGCTCAGTTGAATCTCGATTTGTTCAATTACCGTATGGCTGCTAAGCTCGGTAACTTGGAAAAACCCTCTTCGATCCGCAATACCCGCAAGGATATCGCTAGGGTCAAGACCATCCTCACCGAAAAGGCCAAGGCATAA
- the rplP gene encoding 50S ribosomal protein L16 — MLSPKRTLHRKQMKGRMKGIASRGNSIAFGEFGIQALEKCWLTARQIEAARIAMTRKIKRGGRVWIRVFPDKPITRHPAEARMGKGKGAVEFWAAVILPGRIIFEMGGVERELAMEALHVAAQKLPLKCKIIEESEI, encoded by the coding sequence ATGCTGAGTCCTAAAAGAACATTACATCGTAAGCAGATGAAAGGCCGCATGAAGGGCATTGCCTCCCGCGGCAACTCCATCGCCTTCGGCGAATTCGGCATTCAGGCTCTTGAAAAGTGCTGGCTGACTGCTCGTCAGATTGAAGCCGCTCGTATCGCCATGACCCGTAAGATCAAGCGCGGTGGCCGCGTCTGGATCCGCGTGTTCCCCGATAAGCCGATTACCCGTCACCCGGCAGAAGCTCGTATGGGTAAGGGTAAGGGCGCCGTCGAATTCTGGGCAGCCGTTATCCTCCCGGGTCGCATCATTTTCGAAATGGGTGGTGTCGAACGTGAACTGGCCATGGAAGCTCTCCATGTCGCAGCACAGAAGCTCCCCCTCAAGTGCAAAATCATCGAAGAATCGGAGATCTAA
- the rpsC gene encoding 30S ribosomal protein S3 → MGQKTHPNGLRLGVIRGWESKWYAEDKFADLLYEDIVLRRYLMKRFEHASLSKVGIERTVKKVNVNLFTARPGIVIGRKGEELEKLKGELQFLTGKEIYINVQEIKRPETDAKLVAENIARQLEKRISFRRAMKRAIQSAMRMGVEGIKVQCGGRLGGAEIARVEKYAEGRVPLHTLRADIDYATAIAKTVYGSIGIKVWIMHGEKIGKDVMNDNKREK, encoded by the coding sequence ATGGGTCAGAAAACTCATCCGAATGGTCTTCGTCTTGGCGTTATCCGCGGCTGGGAATCCAAGTGGTATGCCGAAGACAAGTTTGCCGATCTTCTTTATGAAGACATCGTGCTCCGTCGCTACTTGATGAAGCGTTTTGAACATGCCTCCCTTTCCAAGGTCGGCATCGAACGCACCGTCAAGAAGGTGAACGTGAACCTCTTTACCGCCCGTCCGGGTATCGTGATTGGCCGTAAGGGCGAAGAATTGGAAAAGCTCAAGGGCGAACTCCAGTTCCTCACCGGTAAAGAAATCTATATTAACGTCCAGGAAATCAAGCGCCCGGAAACGGATGCCAAGCTGGTTGCCGAAAACATCGCTCGTCAGCTCGAAAAGCGTATTTCCTTCCGTCGTGCCATGAAGCGCGCTATCCAGTCCGCTATGCGCATGGGCGTTGAAGGTATCAAGGTGCAGTGCGGTGGCCGCCTCGGTGGTGCCGAAATTGCCCGCGTCGAAAAGTATGCTGAAGGCCGCGTGCCTCTGCACACTCTCCGCGCCGACATCGATTACGCGACTGCCATTGCTAAGACCGTTTATGGTTCCATCGGTATCAAGGTGTGGATCATGCACGGCGAAAAGATTGGCAAGGACGTCATGAACGATAACAAGAGAGAGAAGTAA
- the rplV gene encoding 50S ribosomal protein L22, with the protein MQAVAKVKNVRYGVRKLRRVVDLVRGKSVAEAFAMLSILHTQTKGAPLVENALKSAVANFKQKAAGAVAAEELVVKTITADGGTIMKRIHPRSQGRAFRIEKPLSHITVVVANKE; encoded by the coding sequence ATGCAAGCTGTTGCTAAAGTGAAAAACGTCCGTTACGGCGTTCGCAAGCTCCGTCGCGTTGTCGACCTGGTTCGCGGCAAGTCCGTTGCAGAAGCATTCGCAATGCTTTCTATTCTCCACACGCAGACCAAGGGTGCTCCGCTGGTCGAAAATGCTCTGAAGTCCGCTGTTGCTAACTTCAAGCAGAAGGCCGCTGGTGCCGTTGCCGCCGAAGAACTGGTCGTCAAGACCATCACTGCCGACGGTGGTACCATCATGAAGCGTATCCACCCGCGTTCCCAGGGCCGTGCTTTCCGTATCGAAAAGCCGCTCTCTCACATCACAGTCGTTGTGGCCAACAAGGAGTAA
- the rpsS gene encoding 30S ribosomal protein S19, which yields MSRSLKKGAFVDSHVLSKAQAMAGSDKKQAIKTWSRRSTIIPDMVGLTFSVYNGKQFIPVYVTENMVGHKLGEFSMTRTFRGHRKTETAAGGKK from the coding sequence ATGTCCAGATCCCTTAAGAAAGGTGCTTTCGTGGATTCCCACGTTTTGAGCAAAGCCCAGGCGATGGCCGGTTCCGACAAGAAACAGGCTATCAAGACCTGGTCCCGTCGTTCCACCATCATTCCTGATATGGTCGGACTTACGTTCTCCGTCTATAACGGCAAGCAGTTCATCCCCGTTTACGTGACCGAAAACATGGTCGGCCACAAGCTGGGTGAATTCTCCATGACCCGCACTTTCCGCGGTCACCGTAAGACTGAAACCGCTGCTGGAGGAAAGAAATAA
- the rplB gene encoding 50S ribosomal protein L2: MGLKSYRPLTPTLRYKQIGDRKEITADKPYKPLTEGIKRSSGRNNAGEITSRRRGGGHKKLYRIIDFKRQFAGIPCTVETIEYDPNRSARIALVKYQNGKRCYIIAPAEVKVGDVLNSGEGAEFRVGNAIPLRDIPLNTIIHNIEMKPGKGAQIARSAGAGAELVAKDGKLCQVKLPSGEVRYIPEECLAVVGQVSNIDHMNESSGSAGRSRWLGIRPSVRGVVMNPVDHPLGGGEGRTSGGRHPCSPWGKNSKGAKTRNNKRTDRFIVRRRQKRA; this comes from the coding sequence ATGGGTCTGAAGTCTTATCGCCCGCTTACCCCGACGCTGCGCTACAAGCAGATTGGTGACCGCAAGGAAATCACTGCGGACAAGCCGTACAAGCCGCTCACCGAAGGCATCAAGCGTAGCTCCGGCCGTAACAACGCCGGTGAAATCACCTCCCGCCGTCGCGGTGGTGGTCACAAGAAACTGTATCGTATCATCGATTTCAAGCGTCAGTTTGCTGGCATTCCCTGCACTGTCGAAACGATCGAATACGATCCGAACCGTTCCGCTCGTATCGCTCTGGTCAAGTACCAGAACGGCAAGCGCTGCTACATCATCGCCCCGGCTGAAGTCAAGGTTGGTGATGTGCTGAATTCTGGCGAAGGTGCCGAATTCCGCGTCGGTAACGCTATTCCGCTCCGCGATATTCCGCTGAACACCATTATCCACAACATCGAAATGAAACCGGGCAAGGGCGCTCAGATCGCTCGTTCCGCAGGTGCAGGTGCAGAACTCGTCGCTAAAGACGGCAAGCTCTGCCAGGTCAAGCTCCCGAGTGGCGAAGTTCGCTACATTCCGGAAGAATGCCTCGCCGTCGTGGGTCAGGTTTCCAATATCGATCACATGAATGAATCCTCGGGTTCTGCAGGCCGCTCTCGCTGGCTCGGCATTCGCCCGTCCGTCCGTGGTGTCGTTATGAACCCGGTCGATCACCCCCTTGGTGGTGGTGAAGGTCGTACCTCTGGTGGTCGTCATCCGTGCTCTCCTTGGGGTAAGAACTCTAAGGGTGCCAAAACTCGTAACAATAAGCGTACCGATAGGTTTATCGTACGTCGTCGTCAGAAGAGGGCCTAA
- the rplW gene encoding 50S ribosomal protein L23 encodes MSELHEILVAPHITEATARLMAAVRNDVHKYVFKVAKTATKTEIKDAIEKRFGVKVDSVNTLINRGKMKRVRMGMVAGKKSNWKKAYITLKAGQKIAEFEGV; translated from the coding sequence ATGAGTGAACTTCACGAAATTCTCGTTGCACCGCACATTACCGAAGCTACCGCCCGTTTGATGGCTGCTGTGCGTAATGACGTGCACAAGTATGTATTCAAGGTTGCCAAGACCGCAACGAAGACCGAGATCAAGGACGCTATCGAAAAGCGTTTCGGCGTCAAGGTTGATTCCGTCAATACCCTTATCAACCGCGGCAAGATGAAGCGCGTTCGTATGGGCATGGTCGCCGGCAAGAAGTCCAACTGGAAGAAGGCCTACATCACGCTTAAGGCCGGGCAAAAGATTGCCGAGTTCGAAGGAGTATAA
- the rplD gene encoding 50S ribosomal protein L4 has translation MATAKLFAATGDFKNDIQLPAMFDQEVNKVCMYLHIKAILNNNRQGTAQTKNKSAVSGGGQKPWKQKGTGRARSGQNTSAVWVRGAKAHGPKSHDYFEKVNKKVKKIAFRSALAAKAAEGKVQVFEALAFNAPKTKDLLAVLNKAGLEQRNALFLVSEADKNLYLSSNNIPWCRCARVADVNTYDIVRANNVVISQAALAELEGGR, from the coding sequence ATGGCTACAGCAAAGCTTTTCGCCGCTACTGGCGATTTCAAGAATGATATTCAGCTCCCGGCCATGTTCGATCAGGAAGTCAACAAGGTCTGCATGTACTTGCACATCAAGGCTATCCTGAACAACAACCGTCAGGGCACTGCCCAGACCAAGAACAAGTCCGCCGTTAGCGGTGGTGGTCAGAAGCCCTGGAAGCAGAAGGGTACCGGCCGCGCTCGTTCCGGTCAGAACACCTCTGCCGTGTGGGTTCGTGGTGCCAAGGCTCATGGTCCGAAGTCCCATGACTACTTTGAAAAGGTGAACAAGAAGGTCAAGAAGATCGCTTTCCGCTCTGCTCTCGCTGCTAAGGCTGCCGAAGGCAAGGTGCAGGTGTTCGAAGCTCTCGCTTTCAACGCCCCGAAGACTAAGGATCTCCTCGCCGTCCTCAACAAGGCCGGTCTCGAACAGCGCAACGCTCTCTTCCTCGTGAGCGAAGCTGACAAGAACCTTTACCTCTCTTCTAACAACATTCCTTGGTGCCGTTGCGCACGCGTTGCCGATGTCAACACTTACGACATCGTTCGCGCTAACAACGTCGTCATCTCCCAGGCAGCTCTCGCCGAACTGGAAGGAGGCCGCTAA
- the rplC gene encoding 50S ribosomal protein L3 produces the protein MNGILAKKLGMTQVFTEQGERVPVTVLEAGPCVVVCHKTEEKDGYTAVQIGFGLKKEQRANKAEIGHFKKADVAVREHLAEFDVADLEAWPVGKEFGAADFADVKTVNVSGLSKGHGFSGTIKRHNFHSGPRSHGTHNMREPGGTSAHSYPGRVFPGKRMAGQFGNKKVTVKHLQVVKVDGDRNLIFVRGAVPGAKNSIIVVRKD, from the coding sequence ATGAACGGTATTCTCGCAAAGAAATTGGGAATGACCCAAGTGTTCACGGAACAGGGCGAACGCGTTCCTGTAACGGTTCTCGAAGCCGGTCCGTGCGTGGTCGTTTGCCATAAGACAGAAGAGAAGGACGGCTACACTGCTGTCCAGATCGGCTTTGGTCTCAAGAAAGAACAGCGTGCCAACAAGGCAGAAATCGGCCACTTCAAGAAGGCTGACGTTGCTGTTCGTGAACACCTCGCTGAATTCGATGTCGCTGATCTCGAAGCCTGGCCGGTTGGCAAGGAATTCGGTGCAGCTGACTTCGCCGATGTGAAGACGGTGAACGTCTCTGGCCTCTCCAAGGGTCACGGCTTCTCCGGTACCATCAAGCGCCATAACTTCCACAGCGGTCCTCGTTCTCACGGTACGCACAACATGCGCGAACCGGGTGGTACGTCCGCTCACTCTTATCCGGGTCGCGTTTTCCCGGGCAAGCGTATGGCCGGTCAGTTCGGTAACAAGAAAGTGACCGTGAAGCACCTCCAGGTCGTCAAGGTTGACGGCGACCGCAACCTGATCTTTGTCCGCGGCGCAGTTCCCGGTGCAAAGAACAGCATCATCGTGGTGAGGAAAGACTAA